From one Salinibacterium hongtaonis genomic stretch:
- the zapE gene encoding cell division protein ZapE: protein MTVQHDTAATPAYPSLRDRDDRLTGAEMVAHLVPPRQFLAASLDNYRPDRDFPSQGAAVAAIRNFITGPGVKSGGFFSRRKAEPDAKPGIYLDGGFGVGKTHLLASLWHLAKGRKYFGTFIEYTALVGALGYADTVKALKGASVICIDEFELDDPGDTRIMTRLLGELVATGTRIAATSNTPPNALGEGRFAAQDFLREIDALSGQFLTLRVDGVDYRHRQNSGHAISVGDDEFETTLRSLSGGFTVDSFDDVLGLLSQVHPSRYVKLVEGLQQIALRDVHPFAGQTDALRFVAFVDRLYDAQVRIVATGTPLDQVFPDEMLAGGYRKKYLRAMSRLTALTAGAPE, encoded by the coding sequence TTGACTGTTCAGCACGACACAGCGGCAACCCCGGCGTATCCGAGTCTTCGGGATCGCGATGACCGCCTCACGGGCGCTGAGATGGTGGCTCATCTCGTGCCACCGCGCCAGTTTCTGGCCGCTTCGCTCGATAACTATCGACCCGATCGGGACTTCCCCTCCCAGGGCGCTGCCGTCGCAGCTATTCGCAACTTCATCACCGGTCCCGGCGTCAAGTCCGGGGGGTTCTTCTCGCGCAGGAAGGCAGAGCCCGATGCGAAGCCGGGCATCTACCTCGATGGGGGCTTCGGGGTGGGCAAGACTCACCTCCTCGCGTCGCTCTGGCATCTCGCCAAGGGCCGCAAGTACTTCGGCACCTTCATTGAGTACACAGCGCTCGTGGGTGCCCTGGGGTATGCAGATACTGTCAAGGCTCTCAAAGGCGCGTCCGTTATCTGTATTGATGAGTTCGAGCTTGATGATCCCGGCGACACCAGAATCATGACGCGACTGTTGGGCGAACTCGTGGCGACGGGGACCCGCATCGCAGCCACCTCGAACACTCCGCCGAACGCGTTGGGGGAGGGCAGGTTCGCTGCGCAGGACTTCCTGCGAGAGATCGACGCGCTGTCTGGCCAATTCCTGACTCTGCGAGTGGATGGCGTCGACTATCGTCATCGCCAAAATTCCGGCCACGCAATCAGCGTTGGCGACGATGAGTTCGAGACAACGCTGCGGTCACTCTCGGGCGGGTTTACCGTCGATTCGTTCGACGACGTCCTGGGGCTGCTGTCTCAGGTGCATCCGTCACGGTACGTCAAGCTCGTCGAAGGGCTTCAGCAGATTGCGCTTCGCGACGTTCACCCGTTTGCTGGCCAGACGGATGCTCTTCGCTTCGTTGCCTTCGTCGACCGTTTGTATGACGCGCAGGTGCGCATCGTTGCGACGGGCACTCCTCTCGATCAGGTGTTCCCCGATGAAATGCTCGCCGGCGGGTATCGCAAGAAGTACCTGCGCGCCATGTCACGGCTCACGGCGCTGACAGCGGGAGCTCCCGAGTAG
- a CDS encoding sulfurtransferase, giving the protein MSVQVDTSDKFAEYAHPERLVSTQWLAEHLGEPGLVVVESDEDVLLYETGHIPGAVKIDWHTDLNDPVERDYIDGEAFAKLMQNKGIKRNSTVVIYGDKSNWWAAYALWVFSLFGHSDVRLLDGGRAKWQAEGREFTTEETISEPTDYPVVERNDSGIRAFKDDVLAHLGKPLIDVRSPEEYSGERTTAPAYPEEGTLRAGHIPTAQSIPWGKAAAEDGTFRPRAELDALYRDGAGINDGDDVIAYCRIGERSSHTWFVLTHLLGLDSVRNYDGSWTEWGSAVRVPIVTGPEPGTARSR; this is encoded by the coding sequence ATGAGCGTTCAGGTAGACACCTCTGACAAGTTTGCCGAGTATGCGCACCCGGAACGCCTCGTGAGCACTCAGTGGCTCGCTGAGCACTTGGGAGAGCCAGGGCTCGTCGTTGTCGAATCCGACGAGGATGTGCTGCTCTACGAGACCGGTCACATTCCGGGCGCGGTCAAGATCGACTGGCACACGGACCTCAACGACCCCGTCGAGCGCGATTACATCGACGGAGAAGCGTTCGCCAAACTGATGCAAAACAAGGGCATTAAACGGAACAGCACTGTCGTGATTTACGGCGACAAGAGCAATTGGTGGGCCGCCTACGCACTCTGGGTTTTCTCCCTCTTCGGGCACAGCGATGTGCGCCTTCTCGACGGAGGTCGCGCCAAGTGGCAAGCGGAGGGCCGGGAGTTCACTACCGAGGAGACCATCAGCGAGCCCACCGACTACCCCGTCGTCGAGCGCAATGATTCGGGCATCCGTGCCTTCAAAGACGATGTTCTCGCCCACTTGGGCAAGCCGCTCATTGATGTGCGCTCCCCCGAGGAGTACAGCGGTGAGCGAACTACGGCTCCCGCCTATCCGGAAGAGGGCACGCTGCGCGCTGGTCATATTCCGACGGCCCAGAGCATCCCCTGGGGCAAGGCAGCAGCGGAGGACGGCACGTTTCGTCCGCGCGCCGAGTTGGATGCCCTCTACCGGGACGGTGCCGGCATCAACGACGGCGACGACGTGATCGCGTACTGCCGAATCGGCGAGCGGTCGAGCCACACCTGGTTTGTCTTGACCCACCTTCTCGGTCTCGATTCCGTGCGCAACTACGACGGCTCGTGGACGGAATGGGGTTCCGCAGTTCGGGTGCCTATCGTCACCGGCCCGGAACCCGGGACGGCCCGCTCCCGATAA
- a CDS encoding SufE family protein yields MNADTLPPALAEIRAEFLALEQKERLLLLLEFSNELPDLPARYSEHPDLFERVEECQAPVYLFTEVDDDNVVHLFVTAPPEAPTTRGFASILVQGLDGLRVEEVLAVPDDYPNTIGLAAAISPLRLRGMSALLGRAKRQVRERRDSSAGAGSVR; encoded by the coding sequence ATGAACGCCGATACTCTTCCCCCTGCGCTCGCCGAGATCCGTGCCGAGTTTCTCGCCCTTGAGCAGAAGGAACGCCTGCTCCTCCTCCTGGAGTTTTCGAACGAGCTGCCTGACCTGCCCGCACGATATTCCGAGCATCCGGATCTATTCGAGCGCGTTGAAGAGTGTCAGGCGCCCGTCTATCTCTTCACCGAGGTCGATGACGACAACGTCGTCCACCTTTTTGTCACGGCGCCCCCCGAAGCCCCGACCACCCGCGGCTTCGCCTCGATCCTCGTTCAGGGGCTTGACGGGCTCAGGGTGGAGGAGGTGCTCGCCGTGCCGGATGACTACCCCAACACCATCGGGCTCGCTGCGGCGATCAGCCCTCTTCGGTTGCGCGGCATGTCGGCCCTGCTCGGCAGGGCCAAACGCCAAGTGCGCGAGCGCCGGGACTCGAGCGCAGGAGCTGGCTCAGTCCGCTAG
- a CDS encoding alpha/beta hydrolase family protein: MTDSRRHAARQHRGWARLAIAASSTATAAAAIAGVFALVFARLIVTPPRRPNNDIRILSVDRDSGLISFTVHANSVFDGKFGVWFGKDAGYLKVGEIVRLGARSVTRRIISIDEGAPIPGDHCRFSSWFYRDPAELGYAVEDVEIATEFGPAPAWRIDPAPQAVNDGGIPGSHWVIQVHGRGVDRRECIRAVPVFRDAGFTSLLVSYRNDGIAPASDDGRSSLGDTEWRDVDAALDYAVARGASRIILMGWSMGGAVVLQTITRSRHAEKVVGMVLDSPVVDWVTELEHQADLFRVPRFLRVIVFGALARPWGRLVTGQSAPIDFERLNFVSRARELTRPILLLHSTGDTYVPPTASAALAAARPDIVTFPAIDHAGHTRIWNRDSDAWTARIAEWIRSTSGVR; the protein is encoded by the coding sequence ATGACGGATTCACGAAGGCACGCCGCACGGCAGCATCGAGGGTGGGCGCGGCTCGCCATTGCTGCGTCAAGTACGGCAACGGCCGCTGCCGCGATCGCGGGAGTATTCGCCCTGGTCTTTGCCCGGTTGATCGTGACGCCGCCTCGCCGCCCCAACAACGACATCCGCATCTTGTCCGTCGACAGAGATAGTGGATTAATCTCGTTCACGGTGCACGCCAACTCAGTTTTCGACGGAAAATTCGGAGTCTGGTTTGGGAAAGACGCCGGCTATCTCAAGGTCGGTGAGATCGTGCGCCTGGGTGCACGGTCCGTGACGCGGCGGATTATCTCGATTGACGAAGGCGCGCCCATCCCCGGCGACCACTGCAGATTCTCGAGTTGGTTCTATCGCGATCCTGCGGAGCTCGGGTACGCCGTGGAGGATGTTGAGATCGCCACCGAATTCGGGCCAGCTCCTGCCTGGCGCATCGATCCCGCGCCGCAGGCGGTTAACGACGGCGGCATTCCTGGATCGCACTGGGTGATCCAAGTTCACGGCCGCGGAGTCGACCGCAGAGAGTGCATTAGGGCGGTGCCGGTGTTTCGTGACGCCGGCTTTACGAGCCTTCTCGTTTCGTATCGCAACGATGGCATAGCGCCGGCGAGTGACGACGGAAGGTCGTCCCTGGGAGACACCGAATGGAGGGACGTCGATGCCGCCCTGGATTACGCCGTCGCTCGCGGTGCGTCCCGCATTATCTTGATGGGATGGTCGATGGGCGGAGCCGTCGTGCTGCAGACCATCACTCGCTCCCGTCATGCCGAGAAGGTTGTCGGAATGGTCCTCGATTCGCCGGTGGTGGACTGGGTGACCGAGCTGGAGCACCAGGCGGATCTCTTTCGTGTTCCGCGGTTTCTTCGAGTCATCGTCTTTGGCGCCCTTGCCCGTCCATGGGGTCGGCTAGTGACGGGGCAGTCTGCTCCCATCGACTTTGAGCGACTCAACTTTGTGAGTCGCGCTAGGGAGCTGACCAGGCCGATCCTGCTCCTGCACAGCACGGGAGATACCTATGTGCCACCGACGGCGTCGGCGGCCCTCGCGGCAGCCCGTCCGGATATCGTTACTTTCCCCGCAATCGACCACGCCGGGCACACGCGAATCTGGAACCGTGATTCAGACGCGTGGACTGCACGGATCGCCGAATGGATCCGGTCTACAAGCGGCGTTCGCTAG
- a CDS encoding DUF3000 domain-containing protein → MPTTDAESIPSPFAAAVGSLRRAQLRSELTVSDLPAPSSVAPFSFALSADVLPARHDEDSELGTGRFVLFYDPSAPEVWGGAFRVVCFVQAPLETDIGIDPFLADVAWSWLIDALDARGAKYLNPSGTATKILSTGYGSLAEQGDGAQIELRASWTPAENDVASHVEGWGELLCMLAGLPPAEGVSSLSTRRGNRDR, encoded by the coding sequence GTGCCCACCACTGACGCAGAGTCGATCCCGAGTCCATTCGCGGCCGCTGTCGGGTCATTGCGTCGTGCGCAGCTGAGATCGGAACTCACGGTCTCCGACCTCCCTGCGCCCAGTTCGGTGGCACCGTTCTCTTTTGCTCTCTCCGCAGATGTGCTTCCCGCTCGTCACGACGAAGATTCCGAGCTAGGCACCGGGCGATTCGTGCTTTTTTACGATCCCAGCGCGCCGGAGGTCTGGGGCGGCGCGTTTCGCGTCGTCTGTTTTGTGCAGGCTCCTCTTGAGACCGACATCGGCATCGATCCTTTTCTTGCTGATGTCGCGTGGTCGTGGCTGATCGACGCGCTCGATGCCCGTGGTGCGAAATATCTCAACCCGTCCGGCACAGCGACAAAGATTCTCTCCACCGGCTATGGGAGCCTTGCAGAGCAGGGCGATGGGGCCCAGATTGAGCTTCGGGCGTCGTGGACGCCAGCAGAAAACGACGTGGCGAGCCACGTTGAAGGATGGGGAGAATTGTTGTGCATGTTAGCCGGGCTTCCGCCCGCAGAGGGAGTGAGCTCACTCTCGACCAGACGGGGAAATCGTGACCGCTGA